From Lolium perenne isolate Kyuss_39 chromosome 5, Kyuss_2.0, whole genome shotgun sequence, a single genomic window includes:
- the LOC127302098 gene encoding uncharacterized protein has protein sequence MEQERKRESAAAGAALVVVLECVAGSSKAEEWGGGGGVVQEGDVVESVRVGVGSAAASLDAPFKGGRAGLHKALHAAFKRGDTSVEVRVRGGKDLQACVLPHPAGGRKQYVLRSLHDPNYVLGFGDRLESDCLALQGNRGTRVASALSKATLQDGYVAYPWEQKMRDSLCAPNSSCCLSILILPKSLDQNACRYESFEDTLARANTWLSSSQASGIPIKFMNLQSEALLTKISGETASPTVNSGSLSDMSNLVNATLYGFEDYHGVDIGVVKAARIWYRSTAGEIPLEIQLQEGDTRLGFSVSRTEEGFIYISSVVEDDKGNEAPSTRSGLRDLFNRAKEASKLLIISRVSNEKVLPWMISSSGAVRCFDTISLSQKLSLHRLALHPIQLHLLMWEKPVGSMILSPKLPPQAMLTQVPFNFIESIEPRGDSEDYSVGDASFRLLDSPTSSWV, from the exons ATGGAGCAGGAGAGGAAGCGAgagtcggcggcggcgggggcggcgcTGGTGGTGGTGCTGGAGTGCGTGGCGGGGAGCTCCAAggcggaggagtggggcggcggcgggggcgtgGTGCAGGAGGGGGACGTGGTGGAGTCCGTCCGCGTCGGGGTgggctccgccgccgcctccctcgaCGCGCCCTTCAAGGGCGGCAGGGCCGGCCTGCACAAGGCCCTGCACGCCGCCTTCAAGCGCGGGGACACCTCCGTCGAGGTGCGCGTCCGCGGCGGCAAGGACCTGCAGGCCTGCGTCCTGCCGCACCCCGCCGGCGGCAGGAAGCAGTACGTGCTCCGCTCCCTGCACGACCCCAACTACGTGCTCGGCTTCGGCGACCGCCTCGAGAGCGACTGCCTCGCGCTGCAAG GCAACAGGGGCACAAGAGTTGCGTCAGCGCTGAGCAAGGCTACACTTCAGGATGGGTACGTCGCATATCCATGGGAGCAGAAGATGCGGGACTCTTTGTGCGCGCCCAACTCCAGCTGCTGCCTCTCCATTCTCATCCTCCCCAAGTCCCTGGACCAGAATGCATGTCGTTACGAGTCCTTTGAAGACACATTGGCTCGTGCCAACACATGGCTCTCCTCGTCGCAGGCCTCAGGAATCCCTATTAAGTTCATGAATCTGCAGAGTGAAGCTCTTCTCACCAAG ATATCTGGAGAGACAGCGTCTCCAACTGTCAATTCTGGGTCATTGTCTGATATGTCGAACCTCGTGAATGCGACCCTATATGGTTTTGAGGACTACCATGGGGTGGACATTGGTGTGGTGAAGGCAGCCCGGATTTGGTACAGATCCACAGCAGGAGAAATTCCGCTGGAGATCCAACTTCAAGAAGGCGACACAAGACTAGGATTTTCAGTCAGCCGTACTGAAGAG GGTTTTATCTACATATCTTCGGTGGTCGAAGATGACAAGGGCAATGAGGCACCATCAACAAGGTCAGGGCTCCGCGATCTATTCAACCGGGCTAAAGAGGCGTCGAAACTGCTGATCATATCAAGGGTGTCCAATGAGAAGGTCCTCCCCTGGATGATCTCCAGTTCAGGTGCGGTCCGATGCTTCGACACCATCTCCCTCAGCCAAAAGCTCTCCTTGCACCGCCTCGCGTTGCACCCCATCCAGCTACATCTGCTCATGTGGGAGAAACCTGTTGGTAGTATGATTCTTTCTCCGAAACTGCCCCCTCAGGCGATGCTAACTCAGGTGCCCTTTAACTTCATTGAGAGCATTGAACCTAGAGGGGATTCTGAAGATTACAGTGTGGGGGATGCGTCGTTTCGGCTTTTGGATTCTCCAACTAGCAGCTGGGTATAA
- the LOC127302099 gene encoding IRK-interacting protein, translated as MAVAAAAAEAFNHAAPSRPPLPASRQEVQAAVAKAVELRALHAALRQRGAPNANAAASRSPATIRLPPAASPARSRTGAPSAGASEDYPVFTPTYEEEPTAMVAGLNDICQDTRSRSENWSGITLDRGGRDGGDEAAYSDYDNCLNGFSSSNSDFHYAPSSTDNHLRTRGAHRIYPAFLQSAPLAGRFAASAGRVTGTAELKAPPASCSSAFRPATIGGGHGGNDRFLGSSNRVPPSSSQHPSASTHSRAKQRGSQILSWFFPKARKKAKSPLQATAVIERENMSQLLKEWGLLSLDSAKKELAEANAHRDAALEDAAEMRSSLGELTTKMMGLEAYCSELKNALRQATDNGGTQPHSRRSSSSRSIGASRELPSSMPVSHEAMVEGFLQIASEARLSVKQLCKSLIQQAEDPDNGLSDKLNLLLQPYQLAITAGGHCSKAILYHLEAIMNQSLYQDFENCSFQRNGAPRHLDPNQDRRESFASFVALRNLSWSEVLRKGTRYYSEDLSRFCDQKMSCVVAALGWSWPWPEQLLQCFFVATKCVWLLHLLAFSFGPPLPILRVEEGRAFDQMYMEDILPDKRQVQDSLTVKTMVMPGFYVQDRVLKCRVLTTRSVA; from the exons ATGGcagtggccgccgccgccgcggaggcCTTCAACCACGCGGCGCCGTCCCGGCCTCCGCTTCCGGCCAGCCGGCAGGAGGTCCAGGCCGCCGTGGCCAAGGCCGTCGAGCTGCGCGCGCTCCACGCCGCCCTCCGCCAGCGCGGCGCGCCCAATGCCAATGCCGCCGCCAGCCGCAGCCCGGCCACCATCCGCCTCCCGCCGGCTGCGTCCCCCGCGCGCTCCAGGACAGGGGCGCCGTCGGCCGGCGCGAGCGAGGACTACCCCGTGTTTACTCCG actTACGAGGAGGAGCCGACGGCCATGGTTGCTGGACTGAACGACATCTGCCAGGACACCCGGAGCCGGTCGGAGAACTGGAGCGGCATCACCTTGGACCGCGGCGGCCGTGACGGCGGCGACGAGGCGGCCTACTCGGACTACGACAACTGCCTCAACGGCTTCTCCTCCTCCAACAGCGACTTCCACTACGCGCCTTCTTCCACTGACAATCACCTCCGGACCAGAGGCGCGCACAGGATCTACCCGGCCTTTCTGCAGTCGGCGCCGCTGGCCGGCCGTTTCGCCGCGTCGGCCGGCCGGGTCACCGGCACGGCCGAGTTGAAGGCGCCCCCAGCGTCTTGCAGCAGCGCGTTCCGGCCGGCGACGATCGGCGGGGGACATGGCGGGAACGACaggttcctcggcagcagcaacaGAGTGCCGCCGTCTTCCAGCCAGCACCCCTCGGCGTCCACGCACTCCCGGGCGAAGCAGAGGGGGTCGCAGATCCTCTCGTGGTTCTTCCCCAAggcgaggaagaaggccaagtcgcCGTTACAAGCGACGGCCGTGATCGAGCGCGAGAACATGTCGCAGCTCCTCAAGGAGTGGGGGCTGCTCTCGCTCGACTCCGCCAAGAAGGAGCTCGCCGAGGCCAACGCGCACCGGGACGCCGCGCTGGAGGACGCGGCAGAGATGAGGTCGTCGCTGGGCGAGCTCACCACCAAGATGATGGGCCTGGAAGCCTACTGCTCGGAGCTCAAGAACGCGCTGAGGCAAGCGACGGACAATGGTGGCACGCAGCCTCACTCGCGGCGATCGTCGTCGTCGAGGTCGATCGGAGCGAGCCGGGAGCTTCCCAGCAGCATGCCGGTGAGCCACGAGGCCATGGTGGAAGGGTTCCTACAGATCGCATCAGAGGCTCGCCTGTCGGTGAAGCAGCTCTGCAAGTCCCTGATCCAGCAGGCCGAAGATCCCGACAACGGTCTCTCAGACAAGCTGAACCTGCTGCTGCAGCCGTACCAGCTCGCGATCACCGCCGGCGGGCACTGCTCCAAGGCCATCCTGTAccatctggaggcgatcatgaaCCAGTCGCTGTACCAGGACTTCGAGAACTGCAGCTTCCAGCGAAACGGCGCACCGAGGCACCTCGACCCAAACCAGGACCGCCGGGAGAGCTTCGCGTCCTTCGTGGCGCTGCGCAACCTGAGCTGGAGCGAGGTGCTGCGGAAGGGCACCAGGTACTACAGCGAGGACCTGAGCCGGTTCTGCGACCAGAAGATGAGCTGCGTGGTGGCGGCGCTGGGCTGGTCCTGGCCGTGGCCCGAGCAGCTGCTGCAGTGCTTCTTCGTCGCCACCAAGTGCGTCTGGCTGCTCCACCTGCTGGCATTCTCCTTCGGCCCGCCGCTGCCGATCTTGCGGGTGGAGGAAGGACGGGCGTTCGATCAGATGTACATGGAGGACATTTTGCCGGACAAGCGACAGGTTCAGGACTCGCTGACAGTCAAGACCATGGTGATGCCAGGGTTCTATGTTCAGGATAGAGTGCTCAAGTGCAGGGTCCTCACGACTAGATCAGTAGcataa